From the genome of Reinekea thalattae:
CGGCGTTGCTGCTCCTGCGCATCGGTCAATTCAAAATAGCCATTAGCTAATTCCATGCCCTGCCAATAGAGTTCAAAACGGCGAGCAAGCAAAACGCCGTCGACCTCATGATGGCGCGCCAACGCCGCCTGCTGTGCCGGGTAATTATAAATATAGGTTAACTGGTTCGGCGCTAAGCTGGGCTCAACCACCATCGACATTAACGCATCTAAACAATCATCCAGCGACCAATCTTTCGCCGCACAACTCAAGTGCTGCTCACAGCATTGACGTAATTCACTCACATTCGCCGCATGAGGGTTTGGTAAGCCCGCGGCTAAAAACACCTCACTGTAAGATAGATTCTGAACCGCTAAATCACTTTGCCCCGAAAGCTGTTTAATTAGCTCAGTGACCTCTTGCATCAGCTGGAACTCATCAAAGCCCAACCGATACCACTCCAACATAGTAAATTCTGGATTATGGCGACTGCCCTGTTCGTCCAAACGAAACACCCGCGCCAACTGAAAAATATCGCCACTGCCCGCGGCCAATAAACGCTTCATGGCAAACTCAGGCGAAGTATGCAGATAGTAACCATTGCTGGTTTGCCACTGTTGCAAATGCACATCGGTACCGCTGGCTTGCGACAGCACTGGCGTTTCTACTTCCAGCACTCGACGCTCAGCAAAAAACTGCCGGATCGCCGCTAAATAATGAGCACGCGCGGTCAGCGTTGCTATGCTGGCATTTGGCTTCCAAGACATCTTAAAAAGACTCCAGTTTTAAAATCGATGAGAGGATAACGGGAAAGCTCTGAACAGACCATTCTAAACAAAGGCGGCCAAAACCACACCAGTGCTGACTAGCTAAAATAAAGCAGAACTATTCCTCTATATATGCTGCCAGATAAGAAAAAACAGCCTAAAACAACCCCTTATTGACGAATAGGCGGCATTCATTATACTGAATGCATCGATGTAGCAGACATGCTTAGCATGACATCGCGTAACCTCTTAGAGGTCGAGGCTGTGTCCGGTAATGACGATCTGAATCCAAGATTTTATCTTGGCGAAGGCTCCCTAGATGGAGCCTTTGTTATTTTTGGAGCAAGGAAAGCGCCATTAAATGACTAAAAAGCAGCTCTTCAACCTGCCTGATAATGAAGTACAGCAATGGAAAAACTTCAATATCGGTAATCACAAATATAACC
Proteins encoded in this window:
- the epmA gene encoding EF-P lysine aminoacylase EpmA produces the protein MSWKPNASIATLTARAHYLAAIRQFFAERRVLEVETPVLSQASGTDVHLQQWQTSNGYYLHTSPEFAMKRLLAAGSGDIFQLARVFRLDEQGSRHNPEFTMLEWYRLGFDEFQLMQEVTELIKQLSGQSDLAVQNLSYSEVFLAAGLPNPHAANVSELRQCCEQHLSCAAKDWSLDDCLDALMSMVVEPSLAPNQLTYIYNYPAQQAALARHHEVDGVLLARRFELYWQGMELANGYFELTDAQEQQRRFLAEEQARREQNLAPVVIDQHFIAALQHGMPSCAGVALGVDRLLMILLGKKRIEEVLAFSQQRS